Below is a genomic region from Raphanus sativus cultivar WK10039 chromosome 4, ASM80110v3, whole genome shotgun sequence.
GGTGATCCATGTCAGCAGCGAGGCTCTTGACGAACTTCATGTAGTTGATGGGTTCAGGCGAGTCATCGGTTCGCTTCTCCCATATCATAGTGACCTTGCAGACTATATCACTAGGCGACTTTTGAATGAACTGAAAGATGACGTCATAAACTTTAAGCTGCTCCATTACGTGACCTTCGAGCCCTCTGAGCGTTACCGCCATATTCTCATCGTcattctctctcctctccttgAACACCTCTTGTTTCCCatcttcataaatatataattacatatgtTCATTCGTTAAGTTAGCACCACTCaatgtttaaaagaaaaaaaaactagcacCACATATGTTGGGATGATTCAGTAGTATAAAAATGGAAGTATCGTTACCGCATGTGTAGTTCCAAATCTTGATGGATCCATGAGAGTCCCATTCACCATCGTGGACGGTGACACCTTGAATGAGGTGGCCAATGGCGTCGGGGAAGAGATGGTTCTCATTCTTCCACCTCTTGTAGTGTTTCTCCGCCGATCCTTTCAAAGGAACCTCCGTCACATATGTTCCTGACGTCGCCATCtctgatctttcttttttttttttttgttcttctggCTTTTGAATGAATTATTTCCCTTGTGTTCTTCTTCATTTATATAGAGAGCGTCACGGTTAAAATGTAAATACACGGTGTGTCTTTCATTTGACGGAAAAGAAGAGTTGGTGGCATGTGGCCATGCATATTATTGACGAGCAAGTGTAAATGTGTACTCTGCgtaaaaaagttaaaagttgTATTGTCGCGTAATTCACGTTTACGAAGTCCGTATCATAGAATGATAATAATTAGGTTTGACAAAATGCAATAATGCATATGATATGACGACTATCACCGTCATTCGTatcaagaaatatatatatatacaaaataatctTAAATGATTATTAATTTAGAATTCGAACGTATGCAATATTTATTTGGCTTTGTGTGAATTGAAACCGTCGCCAAACAGTAAAATACAAGGCTAGAATATCATAATCAAGCAATGGATAATTAATCATTAATATTTTAGTGAGGCCAGTAAACAATGCCTTTCGTCTTTCCTCGAAAGTGGAAATAGGTGAATCCGACAGGAAACCTGGTTGAAAACTGACATCttcctaaaatatattgttgttttattttattgtttacatctttttttcttgtttacatctttttaaaaaagtgttttGAAGACGTAAAAAGCCATATAGGATTGTCTTCacagattgttttttttttaaaagactgtCTTCACAGATTGGTTTAGAGAAAGGACTGTATTCACAGATAATAAATAAGTTATTGGCCCGCCACCCGGATTAGAGCCTTGgccacaacggatttaacatcccttccgttggggcgctggaccccctTCGAAGGGATAGTTGGGAATGTGGCTGCCCAGATAccagagttatcaaaaaaaacaaataagttaTTGGgaattttgttaataatagACAACTGATCTCACTTATTGTCATCGTAGAACAAACCGTATTTTGTCATTTTTGGACTATtcttacattttataaaaattatatcaatatattaagaagcaaaaaaaaaacgatactAACATGCATGtgaatttagaaaaattaattttatgatgaAATTATTTTGGGAagattaatttcaaaattggTCTAAGGTATCTGTAAATTTGATTTACTATCTATGAAATCGTCGAATTGAGAATCTACTTAAAACACAATATCTACTTGACGTAGAATACATAATATACCATCTACTACGGCAGAATACTGAATCCTCAATTCATTCTATCTTTTGAAATGTAGCAGATCAAAACGTCTAAACATTAACGTCTATCTATATTTCCAGAATTTACATTAATCTTCTGTAGAAACTTTCATCAAATTActcgatatatatatacaatttatacGCTTTCATCTATTTTCTAAGTCAATTAGAATATGATTTCTACTAAATTTTAAGTCAATATCTAAAAATCTAACTAAATGGTTAGAAAATAttctagaaaattttaaatggttttatttctttttttaattattttaccaaaagtagacattcttcttcttcctcaatgttttttttttcatttcttcatGTCTATTGCCAATCTGAGAATAATAAGTAGTTGAGAATGTATTATGTGGTATTAATGATCAGAAAGAAAAGTTGAGAATAAACATGTAAGAAATTGAGAATGTATCATCTTATGTGGTATTAGTGATCAGAAAGAAAAGTTGAGAATGAATAGGTAAGATGTTGAGAATGTATCATCTTATGTGGTATTAGCGATCAGAAAGAAAAAGTGAACATGTAATCTTTTCATTTTTAGCTACTCTAAATCATGCATTaacttttataaacaaaattatttatgatttttaaccGAGTATAATACCAGGAATAGTTCGAGAATCTTTTGCTTAAAGTTTCTAAAGTGAAAAAATTTTGGGAAATTGTCAAAACTACTACATTCATAGtaccatttttcatgtttacactaactaATTTTATCCTCATTTTTAGTGAAtgataaaatacatttataaccATATGAGAAGGATTTACTAAATCTAACTTGTGGTGAGAAGGAGATTGTGAAAGAGATTAGGAATTGTTTTCCCAAATGGGTTACAGAAGAACGAATAACAGATGTCTCTTCTTTCGAGAACTACATGTTTCTTACAATAAAATGTCGGATTAAAccaacaaaaactaaataaaatattaaaacatttaatgAAATAAGAGAGCGATCAaaagagtttatgatttaaaaagaaaatacatttaAATCGAAAAGTTtcataaaaccaaaatattcttttttttttgtcaaaccatAACTTTAATTAAAAGAGGGTGGGTTTAGTCTGGGCTCAAAGCCCAGAGTGCCTGTTTGGCTACAAGGTCGGTTTTATCATTTGCCGTTCtaggaataaaaataaaaacgacagACTTGAATGAAAGAAGAAGTTGGTAGATATCCCGTAAGATATTGAAGATTTCCAACTGTAAACCTCTCTTATTAATGGTCTTGATGAGAGCTTGAGCGTCAGAGAGGATTGAGATGGATTCAAATCTGCAGGATAGAGCAAAGGTTATGGCTGATCGTATCGCCAAAGCTTCTGCCATGAGGGGCAACGACACATGCAGAGAAGTCGCTGAGTGGTTAGTCGAGGAGACCGGATCATCAATGATCCAACCGAGCCCTGCAGAACCCGTTTGAGGATTCCAGGCCGCATCTGTGAAGATTGAGACTCCATCGCGTCGCCTAGGGTTTGGTTCGATCCTGATCAATGGCATCGATTGGGGGGACTTTTGGGATTCTTGTGCAAGCATCCACTCTCTAGCATCAGAGGTGGCTTTGAGTATGGTTTCTTCCGGTGTGAATTGTCGCTTTTGAAAAATCAATTGGTTCCTCGCTAGCCAGAGATTCCAGACGATTGAAGCGGCAAGAGTACCAGCTTCGAGGCCTACTGGTGGAAGCGAGTGGATTTTTCTGGCTCTTTCCCATCCCTCCAGAGTGGATGCAATGTCGCTTGTATCCAGAGCTGAAGCTAATGGAGCTAAGCTCCAAACCTGTTGAGCGTAAGGGCATTGAAACAAGAGATGGGCTATAGATTCTGACCCGTTGCATCGTTGGCAGAGAGGGTTGAGTTGGATGTTCCTAATAGCAAAATGTTCTCCTACTGGGAGGCCACCATGTAGGGATTTCCATATGAAGGTTTTGATCTTTTCGGCTGTCCTGATGTTCCATACGTTTGAAGACCAGTTAATGGAGGTGATCAACGACAGGGGAGCATCATCGATCTTATCTTCTATAAGCGCTCTGTAGCCTGATCGAGTTGAGTAGTCCCCTGAGGGATTCTTTAGCCACACCAGTTGATCTGTAGCTTGAAGCTGACTAAGTGTAAGTCTCAAAATCTGCTCCTTGTGGAAAGGGATAATGAGATCAATTTTTTCTTCATTCCATTCAGTTGAGTTTGGCCTGAGAAGTTCTGAGACTTTGAGTGATGCTAGGTGCTCCGGTGGGGATCCCATTGGCCTTACTTGTTCGCTGAGGGAGAGCCAAGGATCGTCCCAGATGTTAACGTTCTCTCCTGTACCAACAATCCAGCCTAATTGCTTCCGGAGGAGGTCTCTTCCAATCAAGACGCTTCTCCAGCCATGGGAGGCAGTGGCAGAGCATTTGACCTTTAGGAAGGGCTCTGAATGGCAGTACTTTCCCAAAACTACTCTAGCTAGAAGGCTTGATGGCTCTTTTAGTAGGCGCCAACCCACCTTAGCAAGAAGTGAGTCATTAAGGGAGGTAACATCTTTGAATCCCAGTCCTCCATTTCTCTTAGGTTTCGCCATTTTCTCCCACGATATCCACACCATCTTATGTTTGTCAGGTTCTGTATCCCACCAGAAGTGTTGTAGGATAGATTGAATGCTGGAGCAGAGTGATTGTGGAATCTTGAAGCACGACATGGTATGTGTTGGCATGGCTGATAGGACACTTGTGAGCATTGTACTTTTTCCGGCGCTAGAGAGGAGTTTTGAAGACCAGCTAACCGCCCTCTGCTTGATACGATCAATGATGCTTGCAAAGGAGTCTTTCTTCCTCCGCCCAAAGTGCTCGGGCAGTCCCAGGTATTTCCCAACTCCACCCTCCTTATCGATTTCTAGTGTAGCTTTCATTAGTGATCGCACTTCCGAGTTTGctctttttgagaaaaatatagaCGATTTCTGCTTGTTGATTAGCTGGCCTGATACCCTTTCATAAGTAGTGAGCACTGACTTTAACTCCTCTGCATTTTTCTTGTTTGCTCTACAGAAAAACATTGTGTCATCGGCGAACAAAAGGTGAGTGAGCTCGGGGGAGTGGGTAGCAATAGAGATCCCTTTCAGCAGACCCCTGCTTTGAGCTAAAGTGCATAGTCCAGTGAGCACCTTTGTGCAGAGGATGAAAAGGTAAGGAGACAGGGGGTCACCCTGTCTGATTCCCCTTCCTGGTTTAACATAGCCTCTAGCTGCTCCATTTATAATAAACGTGTAGCTTACCATAGTAATGCACTGCATAATCCATGTAGTAAATAGGGGATGGAAGTTCATAGCCTCTAGGACTTTGTAGATGAATTCCCATTCCAGCCTATCATAGGCTTTGCTCATATCGGTTTTAACTGCCATGGAGACTTGCTTTTCTGCTTTAGAGCCCTTGAGATAGTGTAGAACTTCATGGGTAATTAAAACATTATCTGAGATTGCCCTTTTTGGTGTAAATGCAGATTGCGTTTCCGATATAATGGCTTTGAGTAGAGGATGTAGGCGCTTGGACAGGAGTTTGGAGATAGTCTTATAATAGACATTGCAGAGTGCAATAGGTCTGTATTCAGACACTCTCTTTGCTCCACTTACTTTTGGAATCAATCTGATTTGTGTTTCGTTTATTATTCTCGGCATGCGGCCGGATGAGAAGAATTCCTGAACCTCCGTGATAAGGTCTCTTCCTACTACTTCCCAGTTGGAATGAAAGAAGCATGAAGAAAACCCATCAGGCCCTGGAGCTTTCTCAGGGTGGATTGAGAACATAGCTTCTCTTACTTCTTCCGCAGAAGGTATCTTCACCAGTTTCTCGTTTTGTTCTTCAGTAACTCTTGGAGAGATTGTCTCTGATATTACTTCATTCATGTAATGGGAGTTGTAGTTACTAGGGGTAAACATCTCCTGGAAGTATTTAGCTATAGAGTCCGCAATTTCTTCTTCCTTGTATACATGTGTCCCCTCTTCTATTTCCAGCATCGCAAATTTGTTGATAGCCTTTCTCTTTTTTCGTAGAAGCATGAAAAAACCCAGTATTTTTATCCCCCAAGTGGAGCCATAGCTGTCGACTCCTCTGCTTCCAGTAGCTCTCCTCCGCCTTATAGGTTTTCCAATAATTACTGCTTTAAGCTGATTAAGAGTTCTTCATTTGGATGCTGAGCCACTGTTTCcttctttattgtttttttcagATAGTTCAGACGGGCATTGTTCAGTTCGCGTTGTTTTTTAGACCAGAGAATGATGGCTCTTCGGCAAGAGTCAATCTTTTGCTTAACCTTCAGATGCGCATTCTTAAGCCAGGTATCTTTAACCAAGAGCTCCACTTCTTTGTTCTTATTTAGTCTTCGATCATACCTAAAAATGCCTTTGCGCTTCCTTCTCAGGGGTTCAGAGAAAGTAACCAGTGGTCTGTGGTCAGAGCTCTCGAAACGTAGGTATTCGCATCTACCAGATGGGTAAGTTTCTGACCATGAACTGTTTGCAAGTGCTCTATCTAGCCTGCATTTAACATCATGAGTTCCACGTTTGCCTTTCCATGAAAGACTTTCACCGCAGTGCTGGAGATCGTAGAGATCCCCCTCCGATAAGAAGGTTCTGAAATCTGAGAAGGACGCCTCTGAACGCTCCTGTCCCCCTTCTTTTTCTGAGTTGTTTGTGATATCGTTGAAATCACCGGTGACCAGCCAAGCGGAGTCTCTGATCAGCGCAAGTGAAGAAAGGTAGTCCcatgtttgttttcttcttcttttatcagTATTACCATACACAAACGTAGCATAAGAATAATTCCCTTCATAGAAAATTCTTGtgtcaaaataattattacagGAGGAGATAACTTCAAGTTGTAGCCACTCTTTCCAAAGGATAGCGAGTCCCCCTCCTGCAACTCCATGTGGTTGTACCGTCTTAAGGTTTGAATACCCTAAGCTTGAGAGTTTCTTTTGCACCACATGGTGGGGGTTTTTGGTCTCCGAGAGAAAAATAATGTCGGGATCGTATTTTTTGCAGATCTCCTGGAGTCTTTGAACTGTCCAAGGGTTCCCCACCTCTTGGCAGTTCCATGCTACCATTTTTAAGGAAGAGGATTGGGCGGATTTTGAAAATCCGCAATCGTTGTCCTCACTGGTCGTCTGCCAG
It encodes:
- the LOC108849824 gene encoding MLP-like protein 328 — protein: MATSGTYVTEVPLKGSAEKHYKRWKNENHLFPDAIGHLIQGVTVHDGEWDSHGSIKIWNYTCDGKQEVFKERRENDDENMAVTLRGLEGHVMEQLKVYDVIFQFIQKSPSDIVCKVTMIWEKRTDDSPEPINYMKFVKSLAADMDHHVIKS